The sequence below is a genomic window from Kiloniellales bacterium.
ACGGGTTCTCGCTGACCCGCGAAATCCGCGCCCAATCCGAAGTCCCCATCATCATGATCACCGGCAAGGGGGACGTGCTCGACCGGGTCGTCGGCCTCGAAGTCGGGGCCGACGACTACATCGCGAAGCCCTTCCACTTGCGGGAGGTCCTGGCGCGCATTCGCACGGTCCTGCGCCGCAGCACGGCCGTCTGCGGTCCCGAGGACGTGGACCGGGAGGAGGCGCAGCCCGGCGGAGCGTGCGCGGCGGTGACTTTCGACGGTTGGCGCTTCGACCAGGTCAAAATGGAGCTTCGCAATCCTGGCGGTGAGCCCGTGGCGCTGACCACCGGGGAGTACAATCTGCTATCCGCCCTTGTCCGTGCGCCGAACCGGCCGCTGAACCGCGATCAGATCATGGACCTGACTCAC
It includes:
- a CDS encoding response regulator, whose amino-acid sequence is MTQKHILVVDDDPRIRDMLGRYLESEGFAVTLAEDGAALRAQIGRDSIDLIMLDVMMPGEDGFSLTREIRAQSEVPIIMITGKGDVLDRVVGLEVGADDYIAKPFHLREVLARIRTVLRRSTAVCGPEDVDREEAQPGGACAAVTFDGWRFDQVKMELRNPGGEPVALTTGEYNLLSALVRAPNRPLNRDQIMDLTHGRDWTPFDRSIDTQVVRLRRKIEADPANPKIIKTVRGVGYIFAAKVVPC